The Corylus avellana chromosome ca11, CavTom2PMs-1.0 genome contains the following window.
aaaatgaagcttttgtccaaacGCTCTTTTTtcgacttaaaagctttatttctcaaacacaatccatGGGTGAAAATGCAATTGCAGTTAgtggttagtggctaaaaccgctaaccgcaaccacctAGGTAGTTAGTAACCGCCTCCACTAACCACTAGGCGGTTAACTGCATCcgaataaccgcttttttactaaccactttttttttttgccttttattgggtttttttttttggccggttctggggctcactttaaacaatttttcttttccttttcatggccattttagcattaaaaattgctatatactaAAATTCTTGTTGGTCACCTTCTATAAATCTAtacaacatataatacaaataaaattataacaatttttgtaaatcatcacttcacttgtagttttgtacacaacatacaaataaatatatattatatatatatatatatatatatatatatatatatataaagtggttagcggttagaggtttttaaaaactcaataaccgctaaccgctaacaaCCGTAGTTTTTAATAACCActttcaaaagcggttagctattttaaatttttaccccTATTCAAACAggcttttatcttttatctttttttctcaaggaaaacttgaaataaaatcttcatcgtttacaaaaaaaaatctcttgtaattatttttaactGCACCAAAGTCAAATCCCGTGGGAAGAGTAGGATTAGCCGAGAAGTAATTATAGGTTAGCTTTCTGAAGAATAATCAAATATGGCTGcacatcttaaaaaaaataacaataatacatatatatatatatacaacaaggGGAGGGTAGCAATGTCTTTTTGACGACTGGAAGGGTAGTGCTCAAAATGGCGAAAACAGGATGACAACCTTTGGCAACACCACCCAGCGTCCGATTGCATCCACCCTTTAAttaacagattaaaaaaaaaaaaaagtccaatgATTTTTAAGATTATTTCTGGTCGAAGATCCTTcgataacatttaaaaaaaaaaaaaaattgtaatgtgCTCTGGTCTCTCATATCATAATATAGTAGTCGAACAAAAtagagaggaagagagacagAGCACTTGGCATTCTCTTCCGAGGACGACTCAGATAGCCCAAAACTTGGCGTCTCCAAGCTTTCCCAatccaaacactcaaaaatCGAATACCACTTTCCCTTCTCACCCTCTGTTTATCTGCGCTATCACTGCCATCTCTCTGCCTCTCCCTCTCCCACATTTCCATCACCATCCATGAGCCTCTGCATCTTCTTCCTCGCCTAGATTAACAGAATCCAATCCAAGTTTGTTTCTTTCCTTCTGGGTTTTCGATTTCAGCTTCTGggtcttctttgttttcttcatcatcttcttcttctactacCACTAATACATCGAATCATCGCTCTCATGGCTGCTTCGTCCTTCACATCTCCGCTCTGCACGTGGCTGGTCGCTGCTTGCATGTCTGTCACGTGCGGCGCAGACCACTCCACGAGCCCGTCCATGTTCGCTTCCTGCAAGAGACCGAACAAATGCAAGAGGAGGGTCTTGTCCAAATGCAGTTCTGAATTCCAGAGGGGCTTGATTCCCTCCCTCTGTGGATCCAGCATTCAGGGCCTCATGAGTACGTGCCTCGCTTTCGAGCCCTGCAATGAGTACTATAGCTCCAAGGGCCTCTCTTCTATGGGATTTTCCTCCCTGTTCGGATCCAAGAGTGTTCCTCTGAATCGTAGACAGAGGCGTTTGAGTCGACCACCCCATTCCGGTAATCTTCTTTCTGTGATGCTATACTTAGCTTGAGCCGTTATTGGTGACTGGTAATTAAGTTCgttttcctctctttctcttttgtttttttaatttttattcattgaaTTGGAAATCTGGGATTTTGTTAACATTCCTTATATTTCCTATTTGCTCTCGTGTGTTCATCTTTTATGGGTTTGCTTCGAATATCTTAATTTTAATGGGATTTCTTATGTGCATGTAGGTGGATTTGACTGattaatttagtttcttgtttttcttatgTGGTGTCGAAATTTGGTTTTATTCATGCTTCATTTGGTGCATAATGAACTATGAAAAGAcgaagaatttaaataattgagTCTGGAATTCTTTACAATATTGGACCTGCAGTCCACTCCAGTTACTGGTTTGGCTTATTGGAAAAAGAGTTCTTCATATTACTTGCATGCCAAAGCTATGGAAGGTGGGGAAATTGATACTAACAGGGGATGTTtcaatttgtgtttttgttctGTGAGAACTGATTGTAGAACGCGGATCATTCATTTATTcgttttttatatatagttaaatgGGGATACCTGGAGTTAGGATTGAAAATGTAGCACATCTTAGGTTGTTTCTAGTTGCACATGTGGCTATCTTTGGCATGTTATCTCTGACAAGTATTCTGAAGAAAATTACAATCAGGTGGTTCTTGTTATAGCATGTGTATGAAATGGAAGTTCTAATTTTGCAAAGTACAAGAGTATTGTGGCTCGTCATTTTTAAATACATAGAATAATGCagctctctctctgtctgtccCTGGTGAATGGGTTGGTTACTTGAAAATGGTCCACTTATCTTGATTGTTATATTGTCATCAACAGAcatgattattaatttttggGCCTTGCTGGCGTATTCCCACTTTCTTGGCTTTGTAGAATTATTGATGTTGAGGGCTTGCAGCAGTCCTGTCAATTCAAACCTTaatgttgatatttttttctttgtggttGTGGACTGAATTGTCTGCTCAACCTAATGTAGATATTTATTCTTTGGTTTTGGACTGAATTTCATATCATAATCTTGATATTTATGGGTTGTCTTCACTTACGCAGGTGTTAGTATTTATTGTTTTGATACATaaatctttttttgataaagcTTTGAAATTATAAAGTTGTGCTGATGTGCTAACTACATACACACGCCACCTTTGTGAATTTATGAATACTCCAGGGGAAGCCATGGCTGTAGCAGTGCAACCTGTCGAGGAAGTCACCACAAGAAAGAAACCTCTCACAAAGCAAAGGCGAGTAGTTGTGACAGGGATGGGTGTGGTGACCCCACTTGGTCATGAGCCAGATGTCTTCTACAATAATTTGCTTGAGGGTGTCAGTGGCATAAGTGAGATTGAGACTTTTGATTGTGCCCAATTTCCAACGGTAAACCATATTTAAGATCTCTCTTCTTCTGCTGCTCGCTCTGCAGTTTGTTCTTAGAATTCTTTTTCTCCAGAGAATTGCTGGAGAGATCAAGTCTTTTTCAACTGATGGATGGATTGCGCCAAAACTTTCCAAGAGGATGGACAAATTTATGCTTTACATGCTTACTGCTGGTAAAAAAGCCTTGGCAGATGGTGGAATTACAGAAGATGTAATGAATGAGTTAGATAAAACAAAATGTGGAGTTTTGATTGGCTCAGGAATGGGTGGCATGAAGGTAACATCAAGCCTTCAGCAGTTTGATATTCAATATATAATGAGAATGGAACatggttgaaaaatattaagtTAACCTGAGCTTATACTGATTAATATGCAATCTGATTGACAACAAGAGAATTCTGAAGACTGTAAGTTGCTGTCATGTCTGCTGCCTATGTGGTTTCCTACTGCACTGAAATTTGCAATTTAAATCAAGTTCTAGCATTTGCTACATGCTTTGGTACTGGAATGGTGCATGTTCCAaacttgttttctttctctctctggcTGTAATGAGTTCCTGGCAGGAAATGGAATCCAAATTATACTGCCTTACATGAAGCCACATGACCTGCAGATGGGATGGGAAATTAGATTAATTATGCGAGTTAGCATTAATTATGAATTGACTGCTTCTTTTGGGTGTTCTGTGTTTTGAACAGGTTTTTAACGATGCGATTGAAGCTTTAAGGGTCTCATACAAGAAGATGAATCCTTTCTGTGTCCCTTTTGCAACTACAAACATGGGTTCTGCCATGCTTGCGATGGATCTGGTTaacttaatatacatattttttaaacttttgatacGACTTGCAATTTGGGACTTGACATTTTAATGGCTCATTTGCTTATCAAATTACAGGGATGGATGGGCCCAAACTACTCTATCTCTACCGCCTGTGCTACAAGCAACTTTTGTATATTGAGTGCAGCAAACCATATCATTAGAGGCGAAGCTGTAAGTGTCTTGCATTTACTCTTGCTCTGCCATGGAACTGTGGGAGTCTTGTATTATTTTAGTTTGTATAGGTCCAACctggaaaagaaaaactaacaaTGAAATAAGTCCAAAATAAATTGCAATATTTACCAAAATTATTGTGCAGGATGTAATGCTTTGTGGCGGCTCAGATGCAGCAATCATACCTATTGGTATCTCTTTTTTACTTCCCTATATCAAATTTATCTCATCATTCAGCAACTTGTAATGGCATGAAGTTTACATAATCTATTTTCTACTTGTTGATGCAGGCTTGGGAGGTTTTGTGGCATGTAGAGCACTTTCCCAGAGGAATGGTGAACCAACAAAAGCTTCACGGCCTTGGGATAGTGTATGTTATCAACAATCCTTTTGCTTCcgtatcttctttttttcttgtcattGTTTACATCTCAGaacttttagaaaatattttttgaaatatgaaaataataaataaaaataggaatGGATCAACTATACATTGTGTTCTTGTCAGCGAAACTAGTTATTGTAAGTGTTGTGATTCAAAGGGTAAACAAACCTGGATTTATGGGTCATGTGGATTTAGTGTTCTATTTTCTCATAGAAATAGGAAACTATGTTCATAATTTCTTGATATTATATGTAGTCAATATATAGCTCTTATGTTGATAACTAAGAAGTTCTGGATCTGATTTTCTCTACCAAATGAAATTTAAGCAATTCTCACAAAGTTACTTCATTCATTCTACGATTGCTGATTGAGGGAAGATATTTGAGACCTCAATCCTGATAGCTTCATGTGTACTACTTACCATGAGATCTGATTTTTGTTATTGAACAGAATCGTGATGGATTTGTTATGGGAGAAGGAGCTGGGGTTTTGCTCCTAGAAGAATTAGAGCATGCTAAGGTATTTCACCCTAAATTGAATATATGTCTGTAGGCACTTTCATTTTTGCCAGTGAGCTCTTCTTGTGGCTCACTTTCTTTTAGATTGTTGTCCATTACGTACCTTAACCCCCTTTCAATGGCATTTCTGCTGCCCCTCTGTATATCCATTGGTATTCAACTTACAGGAGTGAATCATGAGATGACTTTTCATTGTGTTATTCTCAACTGCCACTGCCTCTGATTCTTCATGAATTGATCTTCCTATCTATATTTTCGTGCTTGCTAAAAAGTAGTGAAGCTCAATCATTTCCTTGCATAACCTGTGATAAGATGTTTCTTCTGGGTGATTAATTCTGTCAGctgatttccctttttttaaaaaaaaaaaaaaaaaaaaaaaaaaattgcagagaAGAGGTGCAAATATCTATGCAGAATTTCTTGGTGGAAGCTTCTCCTGTGATGCTTATCACATGACTGAGCCACGCCCTGATGGTAATTTGCCTTCTCTTTGGTACTAGAAAACGCcgtatttctttcaaaaaatttcttttttgaaattcacCTTCACCtgtatttcttttttgactttacttatcccaaaaaagaaagtcTTCAGTGAACATGCACTATGGACGCATGGCCTGCACCAACTCTTCTTGAATTCTTTTTCATCATGATAATTTTTGCTCATATTTATATGATGCTGCTCTGAAATTGTATCCCTGTTTAATCTTAACTATCTTGAAATTTGAGTTGCAGTTGACCAAATCATAAAATGCTTTTTTGTACCAAAAATATTGATACCAAAGGACTACGGCGCAGGAAGGACAAATAAAACCTGAAAACTAGTCACATAATTGTCAAAGCTCCACTCAGTTAGACTATCTGGAACCGTATCCTCTCTTAAGAAAGtatctttgtaaaaaaaaaaaaggtaggccAAACCAACATGATTGGCAACCTACTTGTGTTGAAACTGCCAAGGTGCCTAGTTGACGGGTTAAATTCCATTATATACACATACAAACTGCCATGGATAAGTAAGTTTGATAAACATTTCTATATACAGTCATGTAGTAACTGTTCTGGTTGGTGTCACATTGGAAGCTGAGGCAGGCTCCTTAGGGAGATTCATAAGCGTATGGTAGTGTCTGTAGGAGCGTATGGTAGTGTCCCTGTGTAGGACTTTTTATGTCCAAAACTTGTGCCAATTTTGATACATGACATTCTTGTTCATGTCTATCATTGTTTAATTCTAAAAGTTTCAGCTCCTACTATCTGGACTAGTTTTCACCtaatttatgtttataaatTTCCAGAAATAGTTATTAGTACTTGAAgatatttacaaaattattcaTGGCTTAGTACATCCAGAATTGCTACAAGCACTTTCTTTCGAgcatgcttttttattttccccacTCAAGTTAAGTATATTGTTCACCACCGCTTTTGGACCTTGTATCCTTCCATAACATCTTGGGCTAAAATTTGTAATTCATGTCTCTCATATCCCTTCAAAAACAGGGGCCGGTGTTATCCTCTGCATAGAAAAAGCATTAGCTCACTCTGGGGTATCCAAGGAGGATGTGAATTACATAAATGCACATGCTACATCCACACCAGCTGGAGACCTGAAAGAGTACCAAGCTCTTATTCACTGTTTCGGCCAGAATACTGAGGTAACTTGGATGCATAATGTTTGTCCGTCATGTCACTAGGTTCTAATATTATCATGTTGCAAATAAAAGACAGGATTCCGATATTGCCATTCTTGAATAAGATCTCTGCTTTCTACAGTTAAGAGTGAATTCTACAAAATCTATGACCGGTCACCTATTGGGAGCAGCTGGTGCTGTGGAAGCTGTTGCAGCAGTACAGGTAAACAATTTATGTCTCCAGTATCGTGATTTTAAATTCGAAAAACCATATTCTCAAAGGGTTTATaggaattgtttttcttttgtccttGAGCAGGTGTAATTTCAATTTAAGAAAGCAGACATAACAAGTTGCAGTTTTTTGCTTATTGATATGCATGCTGTTGTGTTTCTTCATATAGGCAATACGGACAGGGTGGGTTCATCCAAATATCAACCTGGAAAACCCAGATGAAGGCGTGGTGTGTTTGCccattttatcttttatcacTTTTCATTGATATCATGATGTTCCATGGCATTATTTCTTCCTTAAACGTGATGATTTAACTTCAATTTAGTTAGGCTGCGGGACTGCAAATCCAGGGAGCCTGGGATTCAACACTCCCTGGATGCGCACACTTACATtattcatcccaaaaaaaaaaataaaaaaaaatgatgatttaactCCAAGCATCGTATTATCTGATGTTGCTAATGTATGAATTCAGGACACAAATGTGCTGGTGGGCTCAAAGAAAGAGAGACTGGACATTAAAGTGGCGTTGTCTAATTCATTTGGGTTTGGTGGTCACAACTCATCAATCATTTTTGCTCCTTACAAGTGAAATAGATCTGGTGGGCTACTCCAACCTGCTGTTTGATGCCGAAGGTATGTAGGTTCCAAGGTATCTTCTATTTGTAAGCAATAGAAATTTGGAtgtgtgtctgtgtgtgtgtgggagAGAAGGGTCAAAAACATTATACAAGGAAATTTAGTCGATGAAGGTCCTTTCTTTTTGCTACATGATAACAATGAAGGTCCCTCATTGCTGACATTCAGGTAGAATTTTAGAAAGCAAAAGGTTTTACATTAACTGTTCGGATATAGAGCATTATGAGCATTTTTTACACCTGTTTGCTTAATTTACTAAGAGAAGTATGTTATAGAAACTATAGTCTTTGTTAGGTTTATTGTGGTAATTATGGGCTGGCTACATCGTGCAGTTGGTGAGTGCCAGGAAATTTGGTTGGTTGCCGGGCGTCACACAATCGAATTGGTTGGACAGCTGGTCACAAGAGAATTCTGATAGCCCTATGGATTGAGATAGAGAAAGCATGGAGTTACACCGGCGGGTTATCATGCAGTACTCTTGCTTCCATTGTTAAAAGATTTTACTTTTATCAGACTTGACGAAGTAGGCCATGATCTACTCGATATCCACAGTTGAACCAGTGTACATTGCGATACTGGCCTTGTCtttgagtttctttttctttcttaaaatgtACAAGTAAATGGCCGATCTAATTGTTGtagtgaattttgagatggGCAGTTTCATAGGTTATTATGCGATGCCCTATAGGCATCCTAGTATGTCTGCATCATGACCCTCGTCTTTTCTTCAATGCAAATACAATAATATCCCTCCCATGATAGTCTCGTAATGTTGTGATTTTATTTCTGACTGTTTAATGGCAAAAAAGTAAAGgacactttttattattattattattattattatttttctctttggagaaatttttttcaacctattctataaaaatgacatgtatcctCCATATGTGagaaatcacatgttttttctAATTACAataacaaagttgaaataaattttattcaaaaagcatGTATTTTTaacatgctatttaaaaaacatgtatttttcaCATAAGAAAAgtgacatgtcatttttatatggtaaattaaaaggaaattttttcaatccagtttCAGAAAAGTCCAACAATGAGAAATTGACTTCTAGAGCATCCTTAGTTGACCaatcatttcatttttgtgAGGTAATTTGCTAAAAAGTGTTCAAAATGAATCCCAAGCAGCCTCACCAATTTGGTGAGTCCCAAGAATAAAAAACCATTCAAATTTTAtgctttttctcttcttccttttttgtttccttttctcaCGCACACTTCACCTCCCTTGGAGTGATGATTCACATCACGCCGGGcatgcatgaacagtcatgcacactcgattaatttttttttttttttaaattaaaatattatattttaatattttaaaatattaaatcaatcGGGCGTGCATGAACAATCATGCATGCCCTGCGTGATGTTTATCATGACACCCTCTCTTGAGGTGAATGATAATTGGAGAGGAAATAGtcttatttatattgaaagcatgacatttaaaatatatatatgaccatTAGTAAAAGACAAATTTTTGAAAGTATGACTGttagaaaaaatcaattttttaaaaatacaaccttttacaataagataaatattcaaaaatatgattgttggGAAAagacaaacattcaaaaattaaaaataaaatcttgaaaaaagaaaat
Protein-coding sequences here:
- the LOC132165435 gene encoding 3-oxoacyl-[acyl-carrier-protein] synthase II, chloroplastic isoform X1, which translates into the protein MAASSFTSPLCTWLVAACMSVTCGADHSTSPSMFASCKRPNKCKRRVLSKCSSEFQRGLIPSLCGSSIQGLMSTCLAFEPCNEYYSSKGLSSMGFSSLFGSKSVPLNRRQRRLSRPPHSGEAMAVAVQPVEEVTTRKKPLTKQRRVVVTGMGVVTPLGHEPDVFYNNLLEGVSGISEIETFDCAQFPTRIAGEIKSFSTDGWIAPKLSKRMDKFMLYMLTAGKKALADGGITEDVMNELDKTKCGVLIGSGMGGMKVFNDAIEALRVSYKKMNPFCVPFATTNMGSAMLAMDLGWMGPNYSISTACATSNFCILSAANHIIRGEADVMLCGGSDAAIIPIGLGGFVACRALSQRNGEPTKASRPWDSNRDGFVMGEGAGVLLLEELEHAKRRGANIYAEFLGGSFSCDAYHMTEPRPDGAGVILCIEKALAHSGVSKEDVNYINAHATSTPAGDLKEYQALIHCFGQNTELRVNSTKSMTGHLLGAAGAVEAVAAVQAIRTGWVHPNINLENPDEGVDTNVLVGSKKERLDIKVALSNSFGFGGHNSSIIFAPYK
- the LOC132165435 gene encoding 3-oxoacyl-[acyl-carrier-protein] synthase II, chloroplastic isoform X2, which codes for MAASSFTSPLCTWLVAACMSVTCGADHSTSPSMFASCKRPNKCKRRVLSKCSSEFQRGLIPSLCGSSIQGLMSTCLAFEPCNEYYSSKGLSSMGFSSLFGSKSVPLNRRQRRLSRPPHSGEAMAVAVQPVEEVTTRKKPLTKQRRVVVTGMGVVTPLGHEPDVFYNNLLEGVSGISEIETFDCAQFPTRIAGEIKSFSTDGWIAPKLSKRMDKFMLYMLTAGKKALADGGITEDVMNELDKTKCGVLIGSGMGGMKVFNDAIEALRVSYKKMNPFCVPFATTNMGSAMLAMDLGWMGPNYSISTACATSNFCILSAANHIIRGEADVMLCGGSDAAIIPIGLGGFVACRALSQRNGEPTKASRPWDSNRDGFVMGEGAGVLLLEELEHAKRRGANIYAEFLGGSFSCDAYHMTEPRPDGAGVILCIEKALAHSGVSKEDVNYINAHATSTPAGDLKEYQALIHCFGQNTELRVNSTKSMTGHLLGAAGAVEAVAAVQAIRTGWVHPNINLENPDEGDTNVLVGSKKERLDIKVALSNSFGFGGHNSSIIFAPYK